A genomic segment from Lignipirellula cremea encodes:
- a CDS encoding PSD1 and planctomycete cytochrome C domain-containing protein, which translates to MKTALLPCFVLLLALGSRVLAAEDDALSYNRDVRPLLSGKCFTCHGPDENAREADLRLDLRADAVAPRDGVPAITPGDPAASSLLERITSGDPDLRMPPAEAGEPLTAAQIAVLRKWIQQGAKYERHWSFEPIVRQPPPAVRDRDQVENGIDHFVLARLEKEGLKLSPPADRATLVRRLYLDLLGLLPPPAEVAAYQHDARPDAYERLVDRILASPRYGERWGRHWLDQARYADSHGYTNDNERSMWPYRDWVLRAVNRDLPFDRFTTLQLAGDLLPETSLDQQIATGFHRNTLINTEGGTKADQFRDEQVKDRVDTTGDVWLGLTVGCAKCHTHKFDPISQHEYYRLYAFFNSTADSNSTPPVVNAPTQSQQTQLAALTARLAQLQQQLDADSTRAERQQAWETNLQTLAAATNDEANADSGPQWKTLELDGKSNAGAVFTVQPDKSLLVSGENDIADFYELTAASPLTTIRSVRLEVLTDDDLPKTGPGRAANGNFVLAEFWFRTGDGRELRFSKAQADHSQPKFAVAGLIDNNNDTGWAVNGSPEGGPNHNRTAWFNLPTPLEVEADHALTFNLQHHAGAAPYNVGRLRISVSSEPWVDLPSPQVLAELAATPADKRTPAIQKRLDEAFLRTDAALAPVFAAWEQTGQALEKLNGQISTTMVMRELEKARPTQVQHRGDFLQPGDPVSPDVPAVLPPLKVSHDSQETESQPAVPLSRMDLAKWLVRDDNPLTPRVRVNRLWMHLFGRGLVETDNDFGAQGSAPSHPVLLDWLAAEHRQQGWSTKQLLRLIVCSAAYRQQSGSRPGAEELDPQNRLLWRQNRVRVEGEIVRDLALSASGLMSSKLGGPGVYPPQPDGVYAFTQRAKDWKTSEGEDRYRRGMYTFFYRSAPYPMLSTFDAPRFNQTCTRRDRSNTPLQSLTVANDASLFELTQALARRVVREAPQASVAARCEQLFRICLARPPAPAEAQRLAAFFLQQEQYFADHPEQAVQAAGDDWPSATEPAAAAAWVAAARVVLNLDEFITRE; encoded by the coding sequence ATGAAAACTGCCCTGCTCCCCTGCTTCGTTCTGTTGCTGGCTCTTGGTTCCCGCGTGCTGGCGGCAGAGGACGACGCGCTTTCGTATAACCGCGATGTGCGGCCGCTCCTCAGCGGCAAGTGCTTTACCTGCCACGGCCCCGACGAGAACGCTCGCGAAGCCGACTTGCGCCTGGACCTGCGCGCCGACGCGGTCGCCCCGCGCGACGGCGTGCCGGCCATCACGCCGGGTGATCCGGCCGCCAGCTCGCTGCTGGAACGGATTACTTCTGGCGATCCCGACCTCCGCATGCCGCCGGCCGAAGCGGGGGAACCGTTGACCGCCGCCCAGATCGCCGTGCTGCGGAAGTGGATCCAGCAGGGGGCGAAGTACGAACGGCACTGGTCGTTTGAGCCGATCGTCCGACAGCCGCCGCCGGCCGTGCGCGACCGCGACCAGGTAGAGAACGGCATCGATCATTTCGTCCTGGCCCGGCTGGAGAAAGAGGGACTGAAGTTGTCGCCGCCGGCCGATCGGGCGACGCTCGTTCGCCGGCTGTACCTGGACCTGCTGGGACTGTTGCCCCCGCCGGCGGAGGTGGCAGCGTACCAGCACGACGCGCGGCCCGATGCGTACGAGCGGCTGGTCGACCGGATCCTGGCCAGCCCGCGTTATGGCGAACGCTGGGGCCGCCACTGGCTGGATCAGGCGCGGTACGCCGACTCGCATGGTTACACCAACGACAATGAACGCAGCATGTGGCCGTATCGCGACTGGGTGCTGCGTGCCGTCAATCGCGACCTGCCGTTTGATCGTTTCACCACGCTGCAGCTGGCCGGCGATCTGCTGCCGGAGACCTCGCTGGATCAGCAGATTGCGACCGGCTTTCACCGCAACACGCTGATCAACACCGAAGGCGGCACCAAGGCCGACCAGTTTCGCGATGAGCAGGTGAAAGATCGCGTCGATACGACCGGCGACGTCTGGCTGGGCCTGACGGTCGGTTGCGCCAAGTGCCACACGCACAAGTTCGATCCGATTTCGCAACACGAATACTATCGGCTGTACGCCTTCTTCAATTCGACCGCCGACAGCAACTCCACTCCGCCGGTCGTCAACGCGCCGACCCAGTCGCAGCAGACGCAGCTCGCCGCATTAACGGCCCGGCTGGCCCAGCTGCAGCAACAGCTGGACGCCGACTCCACCCGGGCCGAGCGCCAGCAAGCCTGGGAAACGAACCTACAAACGCTGGCTGCCGCGACAAACGACGAGGCCAACGCCGACTCCGGCCCGCAGTGGAAAACGCTGGAGCTCGACGGAAAGTCGAACGCCGGAGCCGTGTTCACGGTTCAGCCCGACAAGTCGCTGCTGGTCAGTGGTGAAAACGACATCGCCGACTTTTACGAACTGACGGCCGCCTCTCCGCTGACGACGATCCGCAGCGTGCGTCTGGAAGTGCTGACTGACGACGACCTGCCCAAGACGGGACCGGGTCGGGCCGCTAACGGCAACTTTGTGCTGGCCGAGTTCTGGTTCCGCACCGGCGACGGCCGCGAGCTGCGTTTCTCGAAAGCCCAGGCGGACCACTCGCAGCCCAAGTTTGCGGTGGCCGGTCTGATCGACAACAACAACGATACCGGCTGGGCCGTGAACGGATCGCCCGAAGGCGGACCCAACCACAACCGGACCGCCTGGTTCAATCTGCCCACGCCTTTGGAAGTGGAAGCCGACCATGCGTTGACCTTTAACCTGCAGCACCATGCGGGCGCTGCCCCGTACAACGTGGGCCGCTTGCGGATCTCGGTTTCCAGCGAGCCCTGGGTCGATCTGCCGTCGCCCCAGGTGCTGGCCGAACTGGCCGCCACGCCCGCCGATAAAAGAACGCCCGCCATCCAGAAACGACTGGACGAAGCCTTTTTGCGGACCGACGCCGCCCTGGCGCCGGTGTTCGCCGCCTGGGAGCAAACGGGCCAGGCCCTGGAGAAACTGAACGGGCAGATCTCGACCACCATGGTGATGCGGGAGCTGGAAAAGGCCCGACCAACACAGGTGCAGCACCGGGGCGATTTCCTCCAGCCGGGCGATCCGGTGTCGCCCGACGTCCCTGCCGTTTTGCCTCCGCTGAAAGTGTCGCACGATTCGCAGGAAACCGAATCACAGCCGGCCGTCCCGCTGAGTCGGATGGACCTGGCGAAGTGGCTTGTCCGTGACGATAACCCGCTCACGCCGCGGGTGCGGGTGAACCGGTTATGGATGCATCTGTTCGGCCGGGGGCTGGTGGAAACGGATAACGACTTTGGCGCCCAGGGGTCGGCCCCTTCGCACCCGGTCTTGCTGGACTGGTTGGCGGCCGAGCATCGGCAGCAAGGCTGGTCGACCAAGCAGTTGCTGCGGCTGATTGTCTGTTCCGCCGCCTACCGGCAACAGTCGGGCAGCCGGCCCGGGGCGGAAGAGCTTGACCCGCAGAACCGCCTGCTGTGGCGCCAGAACCGGGTCCGGGTGGAAGGAGAGATCGTCCGCGATTTGGCCCTGTCGGCCAGCGGGTTGATGTCGTCGAAACTGGGCGGCCCTGGCGTTTATCCGCCCCAGCCCGACGGCGTGTACGCCTTTACGCAACGGGCCAAAGACTGGAAGACGAGCGAAGGAGAAGACCGCTACCGCCGGGGGATGTATACCTTTTTCTATCGCAGCGCCCCGTATCCAATGCTGTCGACGTTTGACGCGCCGCGGTTCAACCAGACCTGCACGCGGCGTGATCGCTCGAACACCCCGTTGCAGTCGCTGACCGTGGCGAACGACGCCTCGCTGTTTGAGCTGACCCAGGCGCTGGCCCGTCGTGTGGTTCGCGAGGCTCCACAGGCGAGCGTGGCCGCCCGTTGCGAGCAGCTGTTCCGGATCTGCCTGGCCCGTCCGCCGGCGCCGGCGGAAGCGCAGCGTCTGGCGGCGTTCTTCCTGCAGCAGGAACAGTACTTTGCCGACCACCCTGAGCAGGCGGTCCAGGCGGCCGGCGACGACTGGCCTTCTGCGACGGAGCCGGCTGCTGCGGCGGCCTGGGTCGCGGCGGCGCGGGTTGTTCTGAACCTTGATGAATTCATTACCCGGGAGTAA
- a CDS encoding DUF1501 domain-containing protein yields the protein MHDPMGPLRESTRRAFFSQAGLSVGALGLGSLLQSSATAEERPALAPHFPPKAKNVIFLFMAGGPSQLELFDNKPKLMELSGQETPASFLEGKRFAFLKGNETLLGASRPFQQSGESGATISDLLPHHRKIADDVCFIKSMKTDVFNHGPAKIFQQTGSPQPGRPSIGSWVTYGIGSEAENLPGFVVLQSGPRGPRGGSALWSSGFLPTNHQGVPFRGQGDPILNLRSPDGFDRESQQAFTQAVGDLNGLRYDAVGDPEIQTRIAAYEMAYQMQMSAPELMDLKSEPQHLLDLYGAEPGKPSFANNALLARRLVERGVRFVQLYHTSWDQHGAEQSLEEELPLRCKQVDQASAALVLDLKQRGLLDDTLVVWGGEFGRTPMGQTNKPTGRDHHVDCFTMWLAGGGVKPGITYGETDELGLSVTENQVHVHDLQATILHLLGLDHERLTFRFQGRDFRLTDVHGRVVREILS from the coding sequence ATGCACGATCCAATGGGACCTTTGCGCGAATCCACTCGCCGGGCGTTTTTCTCCCAGGCTGGCCTGAGCGTCGGCGCGTTGGGGCTGGGCTCGCTTCTGCAGTCATCGGCGACGGCGGAGGAGCGCCCCGCCCTGGCGCCGCACTTCCCGCCGAAGGCGAAGAACGTGATCTTCCTGTTCATGGCCGGCGGACCAAGCCAGCTGGAGCTATTTGATAACAAACCTAAACTGATGGAACTGTCCGGGCAGGAAACGCCGGCCAGCTTTCTGGAGGGGAAACGATTTGCCTTTTTGAAAGGGAACGAAACCCTGCTGGGCGCCAGCCGCCCCTTCCAGCAAAGCGGCGAGTCGGGCGCCACGATCAGCGACCTGCTGCCCCATCATCGGAAGATCGCCGACGACGTCTGCTTTATCAAGAGCATGAAAACCGACGTCTTTAATCATGGTCCCGCCAAGATCTTCCAGCAGACCGGATCGCCCCAGCCGGGACGTCCCTCGATTGGTTCCTGGGTGACGTACGGCATTGGCAGCGAGGCCGAAAACCTGCCGGGCTTTGTGGTGCTGCAGTCGGGCCCCCGCGGCCCTCGCGGCGGTTCGGCCCTGTGGTCCAGCGGCTTCCTGCCTACCAACCACCAGGGCGTGCCGTTCCGCGGGCAAGGCGATCCGATCCTCAATCTGCGCAGTCCTGACGGCTTTGACCGGGAGTCGCAGCAGGCCTTTACCCAGGCCGTGGGCGACCTGAACGGCCTGCGCTATGACGCGGTCGGCGATCCGGAGATTCAAACGCGGATCGCCGCCTATGAAATGGCTTACCAGATGCAAATGAGTGCGCCGGAACTGATGGACCTGAAGTCCGAGCCGCAACATCTGCTGGACCTGTACGGGGCCGAGCCTGGCAAGCCGTCGTTCGCAAACAACGCCCTGCTGGCCCGCCGTCTGGTGGAACGGGGCGTGCGATTCGTGCAGCTCTATCACACCAGCTGGGATCAGCACGGCGCCGAGCAATCGCTGGAAGAGGAGCTGCCCCTGCGCTGCAAGCAGGTTGACCAGGCTTCGGCCGCGCTGGTGCTGGATCTCAAACAGCGGGGACTGCTGGACGATACCCTGGTGGTCTGGGGCGGTGAGTTTGGCCGCACGCCGATGGGGCAGACGAACAAGCCAACCGGACGGGATCACCATGTCGACTGTTTCACCATGTGGCTGGCCGGCGGCGGCGTCAAGCCAGGCATTACCTATGGGGAAACGGACGAACTCGGTCTTTCGGTGACGGAGAATCAGGTCCACGTCCACGATCTGCAGGCGACGATCTTGCACCTGCTGGGTCTGGATCATGAGCGTTTGACGTTCCGTTTCCAGGGACGCGACTTCCGCCTGACCGATGTCCACGGCCGCGTGGTGCGGGAAATTCTCAGCTGA
- a CDS encoding prolipoprotein diacylglyceryl transferase translates to MAKKKRSVKKRAERPEETSASRAEGFADEIFADMNEEYKIDREDLLDEEDSHPEAESAPEPKAAEQTPAEESPAAEPVAEETPAEPKIDEKDLPPDDAKAIEALTRLKCRLDRNDYGNVWRVFMYEHHGTDASLLLLSGLPSLRELWVLGTKVTAKGIEELRVEMPKLTIYS, encoded by the coding sequence ATGGCGAAAAAGAAACGCAGCGTAAAAAAACGGGCCGAACGCCCAGAGGAAACCTCGGCCAGTCGCGCCGAAGGCTTTGCCGACGAAATCTTCGCAGATATGAACGAAGAATATAAAATCGACCGGGAAGACCTGCTCGACGAAGAAGATTCGCACCCGGAGGCCGAGTCCGCACCGGAGCCGAAAGCCGCGGAGCAAACGCCTGCCGAGGAATCTCCGGCCGCTGAACCGGTCGCCGAAGAAACGCCGGCCGAACCAAAGATTGACGAGAAAGACCTTCCCCCCGACGACGCGAAAGCGATCGAGGCGCTCACACGTCTGAAGTGCCGGCTGGATCGGAACGACTACGGCAACGTGTGGCGGGTGTTCATGTACGAACACCACGGCACCGACGCTTCGCTGCTGTTGCTGTCGGGATTGCCGTCGTTGCGGGAATTATGGGTGCTGGGGACGAAAGTCACCGCCAAGGGAATTGAAGAGCTGCGCGTCGAAATGCCCAAACTCACGATCTATTCCTGA
- a CDS encoding lysophospholipid acyltransferase family protein has product MLQELPACFSGSKPQAPPPHQGRPIARLPELETPISPPSDMIVIESPRLPPVEIAPPQALYGTILKALGPAVRTYSRVEVRGLEHLPAGRALLAANHPGSLWWDAFCLAASMPERQIHFVAQEWDAETPLIGRFLRSTGCHFQRRSLTDVDIFDPVVAALQEEKLLAAFPEQAYHTWRSRRVLHRFSPHVAKYAALAEAPIIPCAVIGAEWAAATLTGWKRPGMPFHFPWAPPILLPLKIVIEFGPPATYAELLNEEPNSRGGECLYQHAADRLQVRVADLIGRHRPCEISREFYLNASSWW; this is encoded by the coding sequence ATGCTGCAAGAGCTCCCCGCCTGTTTCTCCGGGAGCAAGCCGCAAGCGCCCCCTCCCCACCAAGGGCGCCCCATCGCTCGCCTGCCTGAACTGGAGACGCCCATCTCTCCGCCCTCCGACATGATCGTGATCGAGTCTCCGCGGCTGCCGCCCGTGGAAATTGCTCCGCCCCAGGCCCTTTACGGCACTATTCTCAAGGCGCTAGGGCCTGCGGTCAGGACCTATTCGCGGGTGGAAGTGCGCGGCCTGGAACACCTGCCAGCAGGCCGGGCGTTACTGGCGGCCAATCACCCCGGCAGTTTATGGTGGGACGCCTTCTGCCTGGCGGCCAGCATGCCCGAGCGACAGATCCACTTTGTCGCCCAGGAGTGGGATGCCGAAACGCCGCTGATCGGCCGATTTTTGCGATCGACCGGCTGCCATTTCCAGCGACGAAGTCTGACCGACGTCGACATTTTCGACCCGGTCGTGGCGGCGCTGCAGGAGGAGAAATTACTGGCGGCGTTTCCCGAACAGGCGTACCACACCTGGCGTTCACGACGCGTTTTGCACCGGTTTTCGCCGCATGTGGCGAAGTACGCCGCACTCGCGGAAGCGCCTATCATTCCGTGCGCGGTTATCGGGGCGGAATGGGCTGCGGCAACGCTGACAGGCTGGAAGCGACCCGGCATGCCGTTTCATTTTCCCTGGGCGCCGCCGATCCTGCTGCCGCTGAAGATCGTAATCGAGTTCGGCCCGCCGGCGACCTATGCCGAGCTGCTGAACGAAGAACCCAACAGCCGTGGGGGAGAATGCCTTTACCAGCACGCGGCCGATCGGCTGCAGGTCCGCGTGGCGGACCTGATTGGACGGCATCGCCCGTGCGAAATCAGCCGCGAGTTCTACCTGAACGCCTCATCCTGGTGGTAA
- a CDS encoding metallophosphoesterase family protein, translating to MFTILHISDLHFGPPFMEHVGEALLRIAPRLNPDVVVASGDFTQRATAEQFAQARAFLDRMPGPPVVVTPGNHDVPLYRVYERFTDPYKFYREHISPDLQGVHHFDDAVIVHINSTSPRRTIVNGRITERQLDFVEQSVADAPPGAMKIVVAHHHFAPAPDYERDTTVQGARKAIDRFVNAGVELILGGHLHRAYIGNSLDSYPGAHRERGLIIVQSGTSTSRRGRAREREKNSFNLLWFSEGMLYVTHYMYFHEIEEFGPVSRHAFPRPGQVFTEEGEQLAILQSKQAEDLA from the coding sequence ATGTTCACGATTTTGCATATTTCGGATTTACACTTTGGCCCTCCTTTTATGGAGCATGTGGGCGAAGCGCTGCTGCGCATTGCCCCTCGGCTGAATCCCGATGTGGTCGTGGCCAGCGGCGATTTTACCCAGAGGGCGACGGCGGAGCAGTTCGCCCAGGCGCGAGCGTTCCTGGACCGGATGCCTGGCCCGCCTGTCGTGGTGACGCCCGGCAATCACGATGTGCCGCTTTATCGTGTGTACGAACGGTTCACCGATCCTTACAAATTTTATCGGGAGCATATCTCTCCCGATCTGCAGGGCGTCCACCATTTTGATGACGCCGTGATTGTGCATATCAATTCCACTTCGCCGCGGCGCACGATTGTGAACGGCCGCATCACCGAACGGCAGTTGGACTTTGTGGAACAGAGCGTGGCCGACGCGCCGCCCGGGGCGATGAAGATTGTCGTGGCCCACCATCACTTTGCTCCCGCCCCCGACTACGAACGCGACACCACGGTGCAAGGCGCCCGCAAAGCGATTGATCGCTTTGTGAATGCCGGCGTAGAGCTAATCCTGGGCGGCCATTTGCATCGGGCCTATATTGGCAACTCGCTCGACAGCTACCCGGGCGCCCATCGTGAGCGCGGGCTGATTATCGTGCAAAGCGGCACCAGCACCTCCCGCCGGGGACGCGCCCGGGAACGGGAGAAGAATTCGTTCAACCTGCTCTGGTTCAGCGAAGGGATGCTCTACGTAACCCACTATATGTACTTTCACGAAATCGAAGAATTCGGGCCCGTCAGCCGGCATGCCTTCCCGCGTCCTGGGCAAGTGTTTACCGAAGAAGGCGAGCAGTTGGCCATTCTGCAGTCGAAACAGGCGGAAGATCTCGCGTAG
- a CDS encoding NADAR family protein, giving the protein MLDLNQLRQRCATGETFTYLHFWGHTPPKDGSVGAACLSQWYPVLFQVQEVYYPTAEHWMMAEKARLFQDEEALLEILTADSPNQAKAWGRKVRNFDADQWNAQARGIVTAGNLAKFSQSDDLRDFLLGTGDQVLVEASPFDRIWGIGLKGTDPRAAHPDTWRGQNLLGFALMDVRQSLRETAE; this is encoded by the coding sequence ATGCTCGATTTGAACCAGTTACGACAGCGCTGCGCCACGGGTGAAACGTTCACGTACCTGCACTTCTGGGGCCATACGCCTCCCAAAGACGGCTCCGTCGGCGCCGCCTGCCTGAGCCAGTGGTACCCGGTCCTGTTTCAGGTGCAGGAAGTCTACTATCCCACCGCGGAACACTGGATGATGGCGGAGAAAGCCCGCCTGTTCCAGGACGAGGAGGCCCTGCTGGAGATTCTGACTGCCGACAGCCCCAACCAGGCCAAAGCCTGGGGGCGAAAGGTCCGCAACTTCGACGCGGACCAATGGAACGCCCAGGCTCGGGGTATCGTCACGGCCGGCAACCTGGCGAAATTTTCCCAGAGCGACGACCTGCGGGATTTTCTCCTCGGCACAGGCGACCAGGTGCTGGTCGAGGCCAGCCCGTTCGACCGCATCTGGGGGATCGGCCTGAAAGGGACCGACCCGCGGGCCGCGCATCCCGACACCTGGCGGGGGCAAAACCTGCTGGGGTTCGCGCTGATGGATGTCCGTCAGTCGCTACGGGAAACGGCCGAATAG
- a CDS encoding tetratricopeptide repeat protein, producing MSRTLRLSWILLLLLGIFCPTAQAQDELLDQYYGSGVHAFFNGKYSDAYDLFSAAIDGNTADPRAFYFRGLALEELGRPEDAAADFEEGAALEAGPGGDRYPVGRSLERVQGAIRMKIEMNRRTARYEIRQNAQTRDQARREAMDAGQLESLRRTGREPGELPPDLRDAPADSSNPFGGDEAPAGPAAVPDPGSFGDPAPTPAVPAENDPFGDPAPAAPAAPTVPADDDPFGAPAGNPPAAPAVPADDDPFGAPAGAPAGNPAAPAGDDPFGAPAGNPPAAPAGDDPFGAPAGNPPAAPAGDDPFGAPAGAPAGNPAAPAGDDPFGAPAGNPPAAPAGDDPFGAPAGNPPAAPAGDDPFGAPAGAPAGTPAAPAGDDPFGAPAGNPPAAPAGDDPFGAPAGAPAGNPAAPAGDDPFGAPAGNPPAAPAGDDPFGAPAGAPAGTPAAPAGDDPFGAPAGNPPAAPAGDDPFGAPAGAPAGNPAAPAGADPFGAPAAAPAGAPAADPAGAPAADPFGAPAAAPAAAPAGGDPFGDDPAGTDPFAPAPASAPAAAPAAAPAPAMKADDDPFADPFK from the coding sequence ATGTCCAGGACGTTGAGACTCAGTTGGATCCTGCTGCTGTTACTGGGGATATTTTGCCCCACAGCACAGGCCCAGGACGAGTTGCTAGACCAGTATTACGGCAGCGGGGTGCATGCTTTCTTCAATGGGAAGTATAGCGACGCCTACGATCTGTTTTCCGCAGCAATTGACGGCAATACGGCCGATCCACGAGCGTTCTACTTTCGTGGTCTGGCGCTGGAAGAACTGGGACGTCCGGAAGACGCCGCCGCCGATTTTGAAGAAGGGGCCGCTCTTGAAGCCGGCCCCGGCGGCGATCGCTATCCGGTGGGTCGCTCGCTGGAGCGGGTGCAGGGCGCCATTCGCATGAAGATCGAAATGAACCGCCGTACGGCTCGTTATGAGATCCGTCAGAACGCGCAAACGCGCGATCAGGCCCGTCGAGAAGCGATGGATGCGGGCCAGCTGGAATCGCTGCGTCGAACGGGCCGCGAGCCCGGCGAATTGCCGCCCGACCTGCGTGATGCGCCGGCCGATTCGTCGAATCCGTTTGGTGGCGACGAGGCTCCCGCAGGCCCCGCGGCCGTTCCGGATCCTGGATCGTTTGGCGATCCCGCTCCCACCCCCGCCGTCCCGGCTGAGAACGATCCGTTCGGCGACCCCGCTCCTGCCGCTCCGGCTGCTCCTACTGTCCCTGCGGACGACGATCCGTTCGGCGCTCCTGCCGGCAATCCTCCGGCCGCCCCGGCTGTTCCCGCGGACGACGATCCGTTCGGTGCTCCTGCCGGCGCTCCCGCCGGTAACCCGGCTGCTCCCGCTGGTGATGATCCGTTCGGCGCCCCCGCCGGCAATCCTCCGGCCGCCCCGGCTGGCGATGATCCGTTCGGTGCTCCTGCCGGCAATCCTCCGGCCGCCCCGGCTGGCGATGATCCGTTCGGTGCACCCGCTGGCGCTCCCGCCGGTAACCCGGCTGCTCCCGCTGGTGATGATCCGTTCGGTGCTCCCGCCGGCAATCCCCCGGCCGCTCCTGCTGGCGACGATCCGTTTGGCGCTCCTGCTGGCAATCCCCCGGCCGCCCCGGCTGGCGACGATCCGTTTGGCGCACCTGCTGGCGCTCCTGCCGGCACCCCGGCTGCTCCGGCTGGCGACGATCCGTTCGGCGCCCCCGCTGGCAATCCTCCGGCCGCCCCGGCTGGCGACGATCCGTTTGGCGCACCTGCCGGCGCTCCCGCCGGTAACCCGGCTGCTCCCGCTGGTGATGATCCGTTCGGTGCTCCCGCCGGCAATCCTCCGGCCGCTCCGGCTGGCGACGATCCGTTTGGCGCACCTGCTGGCGCTCCTGCCGGCACCCCGGCTGCTCCGGCTGGCGATGATCCGTTCGGCGCCCCCGCCGGCAATCCTCCGGCCGCTCCGGCTGGCGACGATCCGTTTGGCGCACCTGCTGGCGCTCCTGCTGGTAACCCGGCCGCTCCGGCTGGCGCTGATCCGTTCGGCGCCCCTGCCGCTGCTCCGGCTGGCGCCCCTGCCGCTGATCCGGCTGGCGCCCCTGCCGCTGATCCGTTCGGCGCCCCTGCTGCTGCTCCGGCGGCCGCTCCCGCCGGTGGGGATCCGTTTGGCGATGACCCGGCTGGCACCGATCCGTTTGCCCCGGCTCCGGCGTCCGCACCGGCGGCTGCCCCGGCCGCTGCTCCGGCTCCGGCGATGAAGGCAGACGACGATCCGTTTGCCGACCCCTTCAAATAG
- a CDS encoding sulfatase family protein, with translation MPLSHNAFRRLSARFWLFPLLAVGVFAGSRGLPAAEPSPARPNILFILTDDQAPTALGAAGNTEIHTPHLDRLFRQGVRLTNAFVATPVCSPSRAELMTSRFSSELGIHDWINNRAEPMLGLRQEFTTWPSLLQQAGYTTGLVGKWHLGDLDEFHPTKRGYSYFAGFRSGGTVVVNPTLEVDGEKKKHQGLTTDVLTDYALQFLEDHAAGPFALSVHYRAPHAPWLPVAPEDSAPYADLDPTLPEPDFPLLDTPRLKKMTREYYGSMSGVDRNVGRLLAKLDEQKLTQNTVVIYTSDHGYHTGHHGLWYKGNAHWMLTELPPQRWPQIDRVRRPNLFDQALRVPTVVRFPGAQPGELSQTISNIDWMPTLLAIAGVKPSATLQLRGHDFSPLLRGEQIADWSNTLYAEYDMRHGAKTQMRAIRTPQWKLMIDFLNEGRDELYDLKNDPREHTNLADSTRPEIVAKKAELKRLLQQQMESIQ, from the coding sequence ATGCCCCTTTCCCACAACGCCTTTCGCAGGCTGTCCGCCCGCTTCTGGCTGTTTCCGCTACTGGCCGTCGGCGTCTTCGCCGGCAGTCGCGGCCTGCCGGCTGCGGAACCGTCGCCGGCCCGTCCCAATATCCTGTTCATTCTGACCGACGACCAGGCGCCTACCGCGCTGGGGGCAGCCGGCAACACGGAGATTCACACGCCCCATCTGGACCGCCTGTTCCGCCAGGGCGTGCGGTTGACGAATGCCTTTGTGGCGACGCCGGTCTGCAGCCCGTCCCGGGCCGAACTAATGACCAGTCGTTTCAGCAGTGAACTGGGCATCCACGACTGGATCAACAACCGGGCGGAACCCATGCTGGGCCTCCGCCAGGAGTTCACCACCTGGCCGTCCCTCCTGCAGCAGGCCGGCTATACAACAGGTCTTGTCGGCAAGTGGCACCTGGGCGACCTCGACGAATTCCACCCGACGAAGCGCGGCTACAGCTATTTCGCTGGCTTCCGGTCCGGCGGGACGGTCGTGGTGAACCCCACGCTGGAAGTCGACGGCGAAAAGAAGAAGCATCAGGGCCTGACCACCGACGTGCTGACCGATTACGCCCTGCAGTTCCTGGAAGACCATGCGGCCGGACCGTTCGCCCTGAGCGTGCATTACCGGGCCCCGCACGCTCCCTGGCTGCCGGTCGCTCCGGAAGACTCGGCGCCGTATGCGGATCTCGACCCGACCTTGCCGGAACCGGACTTCCCGCTGCTCGATACGCCGCGGCTGAAAAAAATGACTCGCGAGTACTACGGCAGCATGTCGGGCGTGGACCGCAACGTGGGCCGTCTGCTGGCGAAACTCGACGAACAAAAACTGACGCAGAATACGGTCGTGATCTACACCAGCGATCATGGTTACCACACGGGCCACCATGGTTTGTGGTACAAGGGGAACGCCCATTGGATGCTGACCGAACTTCCCCCGCAGCGTTGGCCGCAGATCGACCGCGTGCGGCGCCCCAACCTGTTTGACCAGGCGTTACGCGTGCCGACCGTCGTGCGTTTCCCAGGCGCCCAGCCAGGTGAGCTTTCGCAAACGATCAGCAACATCGACTGGATGCCAACCCTGCTAGCCATCGCCGGCGTCAAGCCGTCCGCCACGCTGCAGCTCCGCGGGCACGACTTTTCCCCGCTGCTACGCGGCGAACAAATTGCCGACTGGTCCAACACGCTTTACGCTGAATACGACATGCGGCACGGGGCCAAAACCCAGATGCGAGCGATCCGTACGCCCCAGTGGAAACTGATGATCGACTTCCTGAACGAAGGACGCGACGAACTCTATGATCTGAAAAACGATCCGCGAGAGCATACCAACCTGGCCGACTCAACCCGCCCGGAAATCGTCGCCAAAAAGGCGGAGCTGAAACGCCTGCTGCAGCAGCAGATGGAATCGATCCAATAG